In Nycticebus coucang isolate mNycCou1 chromosome 9, mNycCou1.pri, whole genome shotgun sequence, the following are encoded in one genomic region:
- the EXOC3L4 gene encoding exocyst complex component 3-like protein 4 isoform X3: MTPGLELQSPKEAEEPQIPAQSTRRTSSSKEPSAHRDDTMRPGLGTLRRAFSRASQRALTQVSKEDSGLLWRRSYSLFRSFRRALDEGPAPGQSQIAIVPEVSSRVKDGVSRQASSGVGPKELESKTEGKSVADLITERQLLAAFEQLRYLETRLVAEKASHTFEQDPTAFARRAMDLCLHYDGLAAEIGAIVRETLGPDGVDAAVLAQVAHVVRAEEEAHPASPADGDFLRTPRRWRQHWEEAVQQSAQERVRPAGAGGTSGAEEGASGLAQLLAQLRGLVRNDLQKVLLEVQPAYAAAGFPAWEAYQSAFHGAVAQRLQELAHDARGCEQLYLLLDWAANVYGSPDFLGSPGLERPTEPLPPLLAPDVWARLERDYTSFLETKITGCFDSILQLEKSRWVATEAPDVLQGLYHAPLSIDIHMLVAEHVKAGGAISAELEATTLQICARALGLFVPRFEKAFLESKAVSEPHLGAYINACEELRTSLLARFPGTLEELEKPLVAATCSFQKHLLQGLQCDMQPLFRVVCTKGWLTQDMLRPLMDKVLAFARHLEHVVQPWAQETLQEVHRYVVREYLVQVLRPRERFRGVERVNGSQKMSLDAQAISDTFHGLGSEAKWLDQAIPCVAEILGETYKDDIQRHLETLIQSYPDIRRDHILAILALRRLGRRRNQSLLQHAQELLKAVAKTMSSGATGHRVLFGEIEVPTSMDVLIACI, from the exons ATGACCCCTGGGCTGGAGCTGCAAAGCCCCAAAGAGGCTGAGGAGCCACAGATCCCAGCCCAGAGCACCCGGCGGACAAGCAGCAGCAAAGAGCCCAGTGCCCATCGTGATGACACcatgaggccaggcctgggcacCTTGAGGCGTGCCTTCTCACGGGCAAGCCAGCGGGCCTTGACTCAGGTCTCCAAAGAAGACTCAGGGCTGCTTTGGCGAAGGTCCTACTCCCTGTTCCGATCCTTCAGGCGTGCCCTGGATGAGGGACCAGCTCCTGGCCAGTCCCAGATTGCTATTGTGCCGGAGGTGTCCTCGAGGGTCAAGGATGGTGTCAGTCGGCAGGCATCTTCTGGGGTGGGGCCCAAGGAACTGGAATCCAAGACAG AAGGCAAATCTGTGGCTGACCTCATTACTGAACGGCAACTGCTGGCGGCCTTCGAACAGCTTCGGTACCTAGAGACGCGGCTGGTGGCTGAGAAAGCCTCGCATACCTTCGAACAGGACCCTACGGCCTTTGCTCGGCGCGCCATGGACTTATGCCTACATTACGACGGTCTAGCAGCGGAGATCGGAGCCATCGTGCGTGAGACGCTGGGACCAGACGGTGTGGACGCTGCCGTGCTGGCCCAGGTAGCCCATGTGGTGCGCGCGGAAGAAGAGGCCCATCCGGCGTCCCCTGCCGACGGCGACTTTCTGCGTACGCCCCGCCGCTGGCGCCAGCACTGGGAGGAGGCCGTGCAGCAGAGCGCGCAGGAGCGCGTGCGGCCAGCGGGAGCTGGGGGCACATCTGGGGCCGAGGAGGGCGCGTCGGGCCTGGCCCAGCTTCTGGCCCAGCTCCGTGGCTTGGTTCGCAACGATCTACAGAAGGTGCTGCTGGAGGTGCAGCCGGCGTATGCAGCAGCCGGCTTTCCAGCATGGGAGGCCTACCAGAGCGCCTTCCACGGCGCGGTGGCCCAGCGCCTCCAGGAGCTCGCGCACGACGCCCGCGGCTGTGAGCAGCTCTACCTCCTGCTGGACTGGGCTGCCAATGTCTACGGCAG TCCTGACTTCCTGGGCTCCCCTGGCCTGGAGCGGCCCACCGAGCCTCTGCCCCCGCTTCTAGCACCTGATGTGTGGGCCCGCCTGGAGAGAGACTACACTAGCTTCCTCGAG ACCAAGATCACAGGCTGCTTCGATAGCATCTTGCAGCTGGAGAAGAGCCGCTGGGTGGCCACCGAAGCCCCGGATGTGCTGCAGGGCCTCTACCACGCGCCACTGTCCATCGACATCCACATG CTCGTGGCGGAGCACGTGAAGGCGGGCGGCGCTATCTCAGCTGAGCTGGAGGCCACCACCCTGCAGATCTGCGCACGGGCGCTCGGTCTCTTCGTGCCCAG GTTTGAAAAGGCTTTTCTGGAGTCGAAGGCAGTGAGTGAGCCGCATCTGGGCGCCTACATTAACGCCTGCGAGGAGCTGAG GACCAGTCTTCTGGCCAGGTTTCCAGGAACCTTAGAAGAGCTAGAGAAGCCCTTGGTGGCTGCTACCTGTAGCTTCCAGAAGCACCTGCTTCAGGGCTTGCAGTGTGACATGCAG CCGCTCTTCAGGGTTGTGTGCACCAAGGGCTGGCTGACACAGGACATGCTTCGTCCCCTCATGGACAAGGTGCTGGCTTTTGCTCGTCATCTGGAGCATGTGGTCCAGCCATGGGCACAG GAGACTCTGCAGGAGGTGCACCGGTATGTGGTCCGGGAGTACTTGGTTCAGGTGCTGAGGCCACGAGAGCGGTTTCGAGGTGTCGAGCGGGTGAACGGCTCCCAGAAGATGAGCCTTGATGCCCAGGCCATCAGTGACACCTTCCATGGCTTG GGCTCTGAGGCCAAGTGGCTGGACCAAGCCATACCGTGTGTGGCAGAGATCCTAGGTGAGACATACAAAGATGACATCCAGCGGCATCTGGAGACACTCATCCAGAGTTACCCCGACATCAG gCGGGATCACATACTGGCTATTCTGGCCCTGCGCAGACTGGGCCGCCGGCGGAACCAGAGCCTCCTGCAGCATGCCCAGGAGCTGCTGAAGGCTGTGGCCAAGACAATGAGCTCAGGGGCCACTGGACACCGTGTGCTCTTTGGGGAGATCGAGGTGCCAACCTCTATGGACGTGCTAATTGCCTGCATTTAG
- the EXOC3L4 gene encoding exocyst complex component 3-like protein 4 isoform X1 has protein sequence MSSPQTMTPGLELQSPKEAEEPQIPAQSTRRTSSSKEPSAHRDDTMRPGLGTLRRAFSRASQRALTQVSKEDSGLLWRRSYSLFRSFRRALDEGPAPGQSQIAIVPEVSSRVKDGVSRQASSGVGPKELESKTEGKSVADLITERQLLAAFEQLRYLETRLVAEKASHTFEQDPTAFARRAMDLCLHYDGLAAEIGAIVRETLGPDGVDAAVLAQVAHVVRAEEEAHPASPADGDFLRTPRRWRQHWEEAVQQSAQERVRPAGAGGTSGAEEGASGLAQLLAQLRGLVRNDLQKVLLEVQPAYAAAGFPAWEAYQSAFHGAVAQRLQELAHDARGCEQLYLLLDWAANVYGSPDFLGSPGLERPTEPLPPLLAPDVWARLERDYTSFLETKITGCFDSILQLEKSRWVATEAPDVLQGLYHAPLSIDIHMLVAEHVKAGGAISAELEATTLQICARALGLFVPRFEKAFLESKAVSEPHLGAYINACEELRTSLLARFPGTLEELEKPLVAATCSFQKHLLQGLQCDMQPLFRVVCTKGWLTQDMLRPLMDKVLAFARHLEHVVQPWAQETLQEVHRYVVREYLVQVLRPRERFRGVERVNGSQKMSLDAQAISDTFHGLGSEAKWLDQAIPCVAEILGETYKDDIQRHLETLIQSYPDIRRDHILAILALRRLGRRRNQSLLQHAQELLKAVAKTMSSGATGHRVLFGEIEVPTSMDVLIACI, from the exons ATGTCATCACCGCAGACAATGACCCCTGGGCTGGAGCTGCAAAGCCCCAAAGAGGCTGAGGAGCCACAGATCCCAGCCCAGAGCACCCGGCGGACAAGCAGCAGCAAAGAGCCCAGTGCCCATCGTGATGACACcatgaggccaggcctgggcacCTTGAGGCGTGCCTTCTCACGGGCAAGCCAGCGGGCCTTGACTCAGGTCTCCAAAGAAGACTCAGGGCTGCTTTGGCGAAGGTCCTACTCCCTGTTCCGATCCTTCAGGCGTGCCCTGGATGAGGGACCAGCTCCTGGCCAGTCCCAGATTGCTATTGTGCCGGAGGTGTCCTCGAGGGTCAAGGATGGTGTCAGTCGGCAGGCATCTTCTGGGGTGGGGCCCAAGGAACTGGAATCCAAGACAG AAGGCAAATCTGTGGCTGACCTCATTACTGAACGGCAACTGCTGGCGGCCTTCGAACAGCTTCGGTACCTAGAGACGCGGCTGGTGGCTGAGAAAGCCTCGCATACCTTCGAACAGGACCCTACGGCCTTTGCTCGGCGCGCCATGGACTTATGCCTACATTACGACGGTCTAGCAGCGGAGATCGGAGCCATCGTGCGTGAGACGCTGGGACCAGACGGTGTGGACGCTGCCGTGCTGGCCCAGGTAGCCCATGTGGTGCGCGCGGAAGAAGAGGCCCATCCGGCGTCCCCTGCCGACGGCGACTTTCTGCGTACGCCCCGCCGCTGGCGCCAGCACTGGGAGGAGGCCGTGCAGCAGAGCGCGCAGGAGCGCGTGCGGCCAGCGGGAGCTGGGGGCACATCTGGGGCCGAGGAGGGCGCGTCGGGCCTGGCCCAGCTTCTGGCCCAGCTCCGTGGCTTGGTTCGCAACGATCTACAGAAGGTGCTGCTGGAGGTGCAGCCGGCGTATGCAGCAGCCGGCTTTCCAGCATGGGAGGCCTACCAGAGCGCCTTCCACGGCGCGGTGGCCCAGCGCCTCCAGGAGCTCGCGCACGACGCCCGCGGCTGTGAGCAGCTCTACCTCCTGCTGGACTGGGCTGCCAATGTCTACGGCAG TCCTGACTTCCTGGGCTCCCCTGGCCTGGAGCGGCCCACCGAGCCTCTGCCCCCGCTTCTAGCACCTGATGTGTGGGCCCGCCTGGAGAGAGACTACACTAGCTTCCTCGAG ACCAAGATCACAGGCTGCTTCGATAGCATCTTGCAGCTGGAGAAGAGCCGCTGGGTGGCCACCGAAGCCCCGGATGTGCTGCAGGGCCTCTACCACGCGCCACTGTCCATCGACATCCACATG CTCGTGGCGGAGCACGTGAAGGCGGGCGGCGCTATCTCAGCTGAGCTGGAGGCCACCACCCTGCAGATCTGCGCACGGGCGCTCGGTCTCTTCGTGCCCAG GTTTGAAAAGGCTTTTCTGGAGTCGAAGGCAGTGAGTGAGCCGCATCTGGGCGCCTACATTAACGCCTGCGAGGAGCTGAG GACCAGTCTTCTGGCCAGGTTTCCAGGAACCTTAGAAGAGCTAGAGAAGCCCTTGGTGGCTGCTACCTGTAGCTTCCAGAAGCACCTGCTTCAGGGCTTGCAGTGTGACATGCAG CCGCTCTTCAGGGTTGTGTGCACCAAGGGCTGGCTGACACAGGACATGCTTCGTCCCCTCATGGACAAGGTGCTGGCTTTTGCTCGTCATCTGGAGCATGTGGTCCAGCCATGGGCACAG GAGACTCTGCAGGAGGTGCACCGGTATGTGGTCCGGGAGTACTTGGTTCAGGTGCTGAGGCCACGAGAGCGGTTTCGAGGTGTCGAGCGGGTGAACGGCTCCCAGAAGATGAGCCTTGATGCCCAGGCCATCAGTGACACCTTCCATGGCTTG GGCTCTGAGGCCAAGTGGCTGGACCAAGCCATACCGTGTGTGGCAGAGATCCTAGGTGAGACATACAAAGATGACATCCAGCGGCATCTGGAGACACTCATCCAGAGTTACCCCGACATCAG gCGGGATCACATACTGGCTATTCTGGCCCTGCGCAGACTGGGCCGCCGGCGGAACCAGAGCCTCCTGCAGCATGCCCAGGAGCTGCTGAAGGCTGTGGCCAAGACAATGAGCTCAGGGGCCACTGGACACCGTGTGCTCTTTGGGGAGATCGAGGTGCCAACCTCTATGGACGTGCTAATTGCCTGCATTTAG
- the EXOC3L4 gene encoding exocyst complex component 3-like protein 4 isoform X2: protein MSSPQTMTPGLELQSPKEAEEPQIPAQSTRRTSSSKEPSAHRDDTMRPGLGTLRRAFSRASQRALTQVSKEDSGLLWRRSYSLFRSFRRALDEGPAPGQSQIAIVPEVSSRVKDGVSRQASSGVGPKELESKTEGKSVADLITERQLLAAFEQLRYLETRLVAEKASHTFEQDPTAFARRAMDLCLHYDGLAAEIGAIVRETLGPDGVDAAVLAQVAHVVRAEEEAHPASPADGDFLRTPRRWRQHWEEAVQQSAQERVRPAGAGGTSGAEEGASGLAQLLAQLRGLVRNDLQKVLLEVQPAYAAAGFPAWEAYQSAFHGAVAQRLQELAHDARGCEQLYLLLDWAANVYGSPDFLGSPGLERPTEPLPPLLAPDVWARLERDYTSFLETKITGCFDSILQLEKSRWVATEAPDVLQGLYHAPLSIDIHMLVAEHVKAGGAISAELEATTLQICARALGLFVPRFEKAFLESKAVSEPHLGAYINACEELRTSLLARFPGTLEELEKPLVAATCSFQKHLLQGLQCDMQPLFRVVCTKGWLTQDMLRPLMDKVLAFARHLEHVVQPWAQTLQEVHRYVVREYLVQVLRPRERFRGVERVNGSQKMSLDAQAISDTFHGLGSEAKWLDQAIPCVAEILGETYKDDIQRHLETLIQSYPDIRRDHILAILALRRLGRRRNQSLLQHAQELLKAVAKTMSSGATGHRVLFGEIEVPTSMDVLIACI from the exons ATGTCATCACCGCAGACAATGACCCCTGGGCTGGAGCTGCAAAGCCCCAAAGAGGCTGAGGAGCCACAGATCCCAGCCCAGAGCACCCGGCGGACAAGCAGCAGCAAAGAGCCCAGTGCCCATCGTGATGACACcatgaggccaggcctgggcacCTTGAGGCGTGCCTTCTCACGGGCAAGCCAGCGGGCCTTGACTCAGGTCTCCAAAGAAGACTCAGGGCTGCTTTGGCGAAGGTCCTACTCCCTGTTCCGATCCTTCAGGCGTGCCCTGGATGAGGGACCAGCTCCTGGCCAGTCCCAGATTGCTATTGTGCCGGAGGTGTCCTCGAGGGTCAAGGATGGTGTCAGTCGGCAGGCATCTTCTGGGGTGGGGCCCAAGGAACTGGAATCCAAGACAG AAGGCAAATCTGTGGCTGACCTCATTACTGAACGGCAACTGCTGGCGGCCTTCGAACAGCTTCGGTACCTAGAGACGCGGCTGGTGGCTGAGAAAGCCTCGCATACCTTCGAACAGGACCCTACGGCCTTTGCTCGGCGCGCCATGGACTTATGCCTACATTACGACGGTCTAGCAGCGGAGATCGGAGCCATCGTGCGTGAGACGCTGGGACCAGACGGTGTGGACGCTGCCGTGCTGGCCCAGGTAGCCCATGTGGTGCGCGCGGAAGAAGAGGCCCATCCGGCGTCCCCTGCCGACGGCGACTTTCTGCGTACGCCCCGCCGCTGGCGCCAGCACTGGGAGGAGGCCGTGCAGCAGAGCGCGCAGGAGCGCGTGCGGCCAGCGGGAGCTGGGGGCACATCTGGGGCCGAGGAGGGCGCGTCGGGCCTGGCCCAGCTTCTGGCCCAGCTCCGTGGCTTGGTTCGCAACGATCTACAGAAGGTGCTGCTGGAGGTGCAGCCGGCGTATGCAGCAGCCGGCTTTCCAGCATGGGAGGCCTACCAGAGCGCCTTCCACGGCGCGGTGGCCCAGCGCCTCCAGGAGCTCGCGCACGACGCCCGCGGCTGTGAGCAGCTCTACCTCCTGCTGGACTGGGCTGCCAATGTCTACGGCAG TCCTGACTTCCTGGGCTCCCCTGGCCTGGAGCGGCCCACCGAGCCTCTGCCCCCGCTTCTAGCACCTGATGTGTGGGCCCGCCTGGAGAGAGACTACACTAGCTTCCTCGAG ACCAAGATCACAGGCTGCTTCGATAGCATCTTGCAGCTGGAGAAGAGCCGCTGGGTGGCCACCGAAGCCCCGGATGTGCTGCAGGGCCTCTACCACGCGCCACTGTCCATCGACATCCACATG CTCGTGGCGGAGCACGTGAAGGCGGGCGGCGCTATCTCAGCTGAGCTGGAGGCCACCACCCTGCAGATCTGCGCACGGGCGCTCGGTCTCTTCGTGCCCAG GTTTGAAAAGGCTTTTCTGGAGTCGAAGGCAGTGAGTGAGCCGCATCTGGGCGCCTACATTAACGCCTGCGAGGAGCTGAG GACCAGTCTTCTGGCCAGGTTTCCAGGAACCTTAGAAGAGCTAGAGAAGCCCTTGGTGGCTGCTACCTGTAGCTTCCAGAAGCACCTGCTTCAGGGCTTGCAGTGTGACATGCAG CCGCTCTTCAGGGTTGTGTGCACCAAGGGCTGGCTGACACAGGACATGCTTCGTCCCCTCATGGACAAGGTGCTGGCTTTTGCTCGTCATCTGGAGCATGTGGTCCAGCCATGGGCACAG ACTCTGCAGGAGGTGCACCGGTATGTGGTCCGGGAGTACTTGGTTCAGGTGCTGAGGCCACGAGAGCGGTTTCGAGGTGTCGAGCGGGTGAACGGCTCCCAGAAGATGAGCCTTGATGCCCAGGCCATCAGTGACACCTTCCATGGCTTG GGCTCTGAGGCCAAGTGGCTGGACCAAGCCATACCGTGTGTGGCAGAGATCCTAGGTGAGACATACAAAGATGACATCCAGCGGCATCTGGAGACACTCATCCAGAGTTACCCCGACATCAG gCGGGATCACATACTGGCTATTCTGGCCCTGCGCAGACTGGGCCGCCGGCGGAACCAGAGCCTCCTGCAGCATGCCCAGGAGCTGCTGAAGGCTGTGGCCAAGACAATGAGCTCAGGGGCCACTGGACACCGTGTGCTCTTTGGGGAGATCGAGGTGCCAACCTCTATGGACGTGCTAATTGCCTGCATTTAG